A single window of Xiphophorus hellerii strain 12219 chromosome 12, Xiphophorus_hellerii-4.1, whole genome shotgun sequence DNA harbors:
- the snrnp200 gene encoding U5 small nuclear ribonucleoprotein 200 kDa helicase: MADVTARNLQYEYKANSNLVLQADRSLIDRTRRDEPTGEVLSLVGKLEGTKMGDKAQRTKPQKLEERRDKRRKRDEDRHDINKMKGFTLLSEGIDEMVGIVYKPKTKETRETYEVLLSFIHAALGDQPRDILCGAADEVLAVLKNDKMRDKERRREVEQLLGPSDDTRYHVLVNLGKKITDYGGDKDLQNMDDNIDETYGVNVQFESDEEEGDEDQFGEVRDEHSDEDSEGEEAVVSTRLTANLGEAGDVMSEKKKQLHPRDIDAFWLQRQLSRFYDDAIVSQKKADEVLEILKTASDDRECENQLVLLLGFNTFDFIKVLRQHRRMIQYCTMLASAQSEAEKERIIGKMESDQELSKILYQLQETEKEDIIREERSRRERVRKSRVDDLEAMDVDHGESVMPRQLLDLEDLAFSQGSHFMANKRCQLPDGSFRKQRKGYEEVHVPALKPKPFADDEVLVVIDKLPKYAQAGFEGFKTLNRIQSKLFKTTMETDENLLVCAPTGAGKTNVALMAMLREIGKHINMDGTINVDDFKIIYIAPMRSLVQEMVGSFGKRLASYGIIVSELTGDHQLCKEEINATQIIVCTPEKWDIITRKGGERTYTQLVRLIIIDEIHLLHDDRGPVLESLVARTIRNVELTQEDVRLIGLSATLPNYEDVATCLRVDPAKGLFYFDNSFRPVPLEQTYVGITEKKAIKRFQIMNEIVYEKIMEHAGKNQVLVFVHSRKETGKTARAIRDMCLEKDTLGLFLREGSASTEVLRTEAEQCKNLELKDLLPYGFAIHHAGMTRVDRTLVEDLFADRHIQVLVSTATLAWGVNLPAHTVIIKGTQVYSPEKGRWTELGALDILQMLGRAGRPQYDTKGEGILITSHGELQYYLSLLNQQLPIESQMVVKLPDMLNAEIVLGNVQNVKDAVNWLGYTYLYVRMLRNPTLYGVSHDDRNSDPLLERRRMDLIHTAANVLDKNSLIKYDKRTGTFQVTDLGRIASHFYITHDSIQTYNQLLKPTLSEIELFRVFSLSSEFRNITVREEEKLELQKLLERVPIPVKESIEEPSAKINVLLQAFISQLKLEGFALMADMVYVTQSAGRLMRAIFEIVLNRGWAQLTDKTMNLCKMIDKRMWQSMSPLRQFKKLPEEVVKKIEKKNFPFERLYDLNHNEIGELIRMPKMGKTIHKYVHQFPKLDLAVHIQPITRSTLKVELTITPDFQWDDKIHGSSEAFWILVEDVDSEVILHHEYFLLKAKYAQDEHLVTFFVPVFEPLPPQYFIRVVSDRWLSCETQLPVSFRHLILPEKYPPPTELLDLQPLPVTALRNSAFEALYQNKFPFFNPIQTQVFNAVYNSDDNVFVGAPTGSGKTICAEFAILRMLLHNSEGRCVYITPMEALAEQVFVDWHQKFQDILNKKVVLLTGETSTDLKLLGKGDIIVSTPDKWDILSRRWKQRKNVQNVSLFIVDETHLIGGENGPVLEVICSRMRYISSQIERPIRIVALSSSLSNAKDVAHWLGCSTTATFNFHPNVRPVPLELHIQGFNVSHTQTRLLSMAKPVYHAIMKHSPSKPVVVFVPSRRQTRLTAIDILTFCAADVVPQRFLYCSEKELAPFLEKINDPTLKETLANGVGYLHEGLTATERRIVEQLFNSGAVQVVVSSRSLCWGINVSAHLVIVMDTQYYNGKIHAYVDYPIYDVLQMVGKANRPMLDDEGRCVIMCQGSKKDFFKKFLYEPLPVESHLDHCLHDHFNAEIVTKTVENKQDAVDYLTWTFLYRRMTQNPNYYNLQGMSHRHLSDHLSELVENTLHDLEQSKCISIEDEMDVAPLNLGMIAAYYYINYTTIELFSMSLNAKTKIRGLIEIISNAAEYKNIPIRHHEDALLRQLAQKVPHKLNNPKFNDPHVKTNLLLQAHLSRMQLSAELQSDTEEILSKAIRLIQACVDVLSSNGWLSPALAAMELAQMVTQAMWSKDSYLKQLPHFTSDHIKRCTDKGVESIFDIMEMEDEDRTSLLQLSDGQMTDVARFCNRYPNIELSYDVAERDNIKSGSPVLVQVQLEREEEVTGPVIAPLFPQKREEGWWVVIGDPKSNSLISIKRLTLQQKAKVKLDFVAPAVGIHNYTLYFMSDAYMGCDQEYKFSADVKEADSEGESDSD, encoded by the exons ATGGCGGATGTTACCGCTCGTAACCTGCAGTATGAGTACAAAGCG AACTCAAACTTGGTGCTGCAAGCGGATCGCTCCCTGATCGACCGCACTCGGAGAGATGAGCCCACCGGTGAGGTGCTGTCCTTGGTGGGGAAGCTGGAGGGGACAAAGATGGGGGACAAAGCTCAGCGGACCAAACCCCAGAAGCTGGAGGAACGACGAGATAA gagaagaaaaagagatgAGGACAGACACGACATCAACAAAATGAAAGGCTTTACCCTCCTGTCTGAGGGCATCGATGAAATGGTGGGCATCGTGTACAAGCCCAAAACCAAAGAAACCAGAGAGACCTATGAAGTGCTGCTGAGCTTCATCCACGCAGCTTTAGGAGATCAG CCTCGTGATATTCTGTGTGGAGCAGCTGATGAAGTGTTGGCGGTGCTGAAGAACGACAAAATGAGGGACAAAGAAAGGCGACGTGAAGTCGAGCAACTTCTTGGCCCGTCTGATGACACGCGCTATCATGTGCTGGTCAACCTGGGAAAGAAGATCACAGACTACGGAGGAGACAAGGACTTACAGAATATGG ATGACAACATTGATGAAACATATGGTGTCAACGTACAGTTTGAATCTGACGAGGAA GAAGGAGATGAGGACCAGTTTGGCGAAGTACGAGACGAACACTCAGATGAAGACAGCGAAGGAGAAGAAGCGGTTGTCTCCACTAGGCTAACAGCAAAT CTCGGTGAGGCGGGTGACGTGatgtcagagaagaagaaacagttACATCCTCGGGACATCGACGCCTTTTGGCTCCAACGTCAGCTCAGTCGGTTCTACGATGACGCCATTGTCTCTCAAAAGAAGGCTGACGAAGTCTTGGAAATCCTCAAG ACTGCGAGTGATGACAGAGAGTGTGAGAACcagctggtgctgctgctgggcTTCAACACCTTTGACTTCATCAAAGTCCTTCGTCAGCACCGCCGCATGA TTCAGTATTGTACAATGCTGGCCAGCGCTCAGAGCGAGGCAGAAAAGGAGCGGATCATTGGAAAGATGGAGTCGGATCAGGAGCTTTCAAAGATTCTCTACCAGCTGCAGGAGACTGAGAAGGAGGACATTATCAGA GAAGAACGATCTCGCAGAGAGAGAGTGAGGAAGTCTCGAGTGGATGACTTAGAAGCGATGGACGTTGACCACGGAGAG TCAGTGATGCCTCGGCAGCTTCTGGACCTGGAAGACTTGGCCTTCAGTCAAGGCAGCCACTTCATGGCCAACAAGCGGTGCCAGCTGCCAGACGGCTCCTTTCGTAAGCAGCGTAAAGGTTATGAAGAAGTCCACGTGCCTGCTCTCAAGCCGAAACCCTTTGCTGACGATGAG GTACTTGTTGTCATTGACAAGTTGCCCAAGTATGCCCAGGCTGGATTCGAAGGCTTCAAAACTCTAAACCGCATTCAGAGCAAGCTGTTCAAGACCACCATGGAGACGGATGAAAACTTGCTTGTGTGCGCGCCTACG GGAGCCGGTAAGACCAACGTTGCCTTGATGGCGATGCTGAGGGAAATCGGGAAGCACATAAACATGGATGGAACAATCAATGTGGATGACTTTAAAATCATCTACATTGCACCCATGCGCTCACTCGTACAGGAGATGGTGGGAAGTTTTGGCAAG cGTCTTGCAAGCTACGGCATCATCGTATCTGAGCTGACCGGAGACCACCAGCTCTGTAAAGAGGAGATCAACGCCACTCAGATCATCGTCTGCACCCCTGAGAAATGGGACATCATCACTCGGAAAGGCGGCGAGCGCACCTACACCCAGCTAGTGCGCCTCATCATCATT GATGAAATCCATTTGCTGCACGACGACCGCGGCCCCGTGCTGGAGTCCCTGGTGGCTAGGACCATCCGTAACGTGGAGCTGACCCAGGAGGACGTGCGGCTGATTGGTCTCAGCGCCACGCTGCCCAACTATGAAGACGTAGCCACCTGCCTGCGCGTTGATCCTGCAAAGGGGCTGTTTTACTTTGACAACAG ttttcGGCCTGTGCCCCTTGAGCAGACGTACGTTGGTATCACAGAAAAGAAAGCCATCAAACGTTTCCAAATCATGAATGAGATCGTTTATGAAAAGATCATGGAGCATGCTGGGAAGAACCAG GTCCTGGTTTTTGTTCACTCCAGGAAAGAGACAGGAAAGACCGCCAGAGCCATTCGGGACATGTGCTTGGAGAAGGACACTCTGGGTTTGTTCCTGAGAGAGGGTTCTGCTTCTACTGAAGTGTTGAGAACCGAGGCAGAACAATGCAAA AACTTGGAGCTAAAGGATTTGCTTCCTTATGGCTTTGCTATCCATCACGCCGGGATGACCAGAGTGGACCGTACGCTGGTGGAGGATCTGTTCGCAGATCGACACATCCAGGTTCTGGTGTCCACAGCCACTCTGGCTTGGGGTGTGAACCTGCCAGCTCACACCGTCATCATTAAAGGAACCCAGGTTTACAGCCCAGAGAAAGGCAGATGGACGGAGCTGGGAGCGCTGGACATTTTACAG ATGCTGGGTCGAGCTGGCCGTCCGCAGTACGACACCAAGGGAGAGGGAATCCTAATCACGTCTCACGGAGAGCTGCAGTATTACCTGTCCCTGCTGAACCAACAGCTGCCCATAGAGAGCCAGATGGTGGTGAAGCTCCCTGACATGCTCAACGCAGAGATAGTGCTGGGAAACGTTCAGAATGTGAAG GATGCTGTGAACTGGCTCGGCTATACCTACTTGTACGTGCGCATGCTCCGCAACCCGACGCTGTATGGAGTATCCCACGACGACCGAAATTCAGACCCGCTGCTGGAGAGGCGCAGGATGGACCTGATTCACACGGCCGCAAACGTCCTGGACAAGAACAGCCTCATTAAATATGACAAGAGGACTGGAACTTTCCAG GTAACAGACCTAGGTCGCATTGCCAGCCACTTCTACATCACCCACGACTCCATTCAGACCTACAACCAGCTGCTGAAGCCCACGCTCAGTGAAATCGAACTCTTCAGAGTCTTTTCACTGTCCTCAGAGTTCAGGAACATCACCGTGAGAGAG GAGGAAAAACTTGAGCTTCAGAAGCTTCTGGAAAGAGTTCCCATTCCTGTAAAGGAGAGCATTGAGGAGCCTAGCGCTAAG ATTAATGTTCTGCTTCAAGCTTTCATCTCTCAGCTCAAACTGGAAGGCTTTGCCCTGATGGCAGACATGGTTTACGTCACACAG agtGCTGGTCGTTTAATGCGGGCCATATTTGAGATTGTGCTCAACCGTGGCTGGGCCCAGCTCACAGACAAGACCATGAATCTCTGCAAGATGATTGACAAACGGAT GTGGCAGTCGATGTCCCCACTGCGGCAGTTCAAGAAGCTTCCTGAAGAGGTCGTCAAGAAGATCGAGAAGAAAAACTTCCCCTTCGAGCGTCTCTATGATCTCAACCACAATGAGATTG GTGAGCTGATCCGCATGCCGAAGATGGGTAAGACCATTCATAAATACGTGCACCAGTTCCCCAAGCTTGACCTGGCTGTCCACATTCAGCCTATCACTCGCTCCACGCTCAAAGTGGAGCTGACCATCACGCCGGACTTCCAGTGGGATGATAAG ATTCACGGATCGTCTGAAGCCTTCTGGATCCTGGTGGAGGATGTCGACAGTGAGGTCATCCTCCACCATGAGTACTTCCTGCTTAAGGCCAAGTACGCCCAGGATGAGCACCTTGTGACCTTTTTTGTTCCGGTGTTTGAGCCTTTACCTCCACAGTACTTCATTCGTGTCGTCTCGGACCGATGGCTCT cTTGTGAGACGCAGCTGCCCGTGTCCTTCCGTCACCTTATCCTACCTGAAAAGTACCCGCCACCCACGGAGCTGCTGGATCTGCAGCCGCTGCCTGTCACCGCGCTCAGAAACTCTGCCTTCGAGGCTCTTTATCAGAACAAGTTCCCTTTCTTTAACCCCATCCAAACACAAG TCTTCAATGCTGTGTACAACAGTGATGATAATGTGTTTGTTGGAGCTCCAACTGGCAGCGGAAAGACCATCTGTGCAGAGTTCGCCATCCTGAGAATGCTGCTGCACAACTCAGAGGGTCGCTGCGTCTACATCACCCCAATGGAAGCGCTGGCGGAGCAG GTGTTTGTTGACTGGCACCAGAAATTCCAGGATATCCTGAACAAGAAGGTGGTTCTGCTGACGGGAGAAACCAGCACAGATCTGAAGCTGCTGGGAAAAGGCGACATCATCGTCAGCACCCCGGACAAATGGGACATCCTGTCTCGTCGCTGGAAACAGCGAAAGAACGTCCAGAACGTCAGTCTCTTCATCGTGGATGAGACGCACCTCATCGGAGGAGAAAACGGA CCTGTGCTGGAGGTCATCTGCTCGAGGATGAGGTACATCTCCTCTCAAATCGAGCGCCCCATCCGCATCGTGGCTCTCAGCTCATCGTTGTCCAACGCCAAGGACGTGGCTCACTGGCTGGGCTGCAGCACCACCGCTACGTTCAACTTCCACCCCAACGTCAGGCCTGTGCCTCTGGAGCTGCACATCCAG GGCTTCAACGTGAGCCACACTCAGACCCGCCTGCTGTCCATGGCCAAGCCGGTGTATCACGCCATCATGAAGCATTCTCCCTCCAAGCCGGTGGTGGTGTTTGTCCCATCCCGTAGGCAGACCCGCCTCACCGCCATCGACATCCTCACGTTCTGCGCCGCTGATGTCGTCCCTCAGAG GTTCCTGTACTGCTCTGAGAAAGAACTGGCTCCATTCCTGGAGAAAATAAACGACCCGACTCTGAAGGAAACTCTAGCCAACGGAGTGGGGTACCTGCACGAGGGCCTGACTGCCACTGAGCGCCGGATAGTTGAGCAGCTTTTTAACTCTG GTGCTGTCCAGGTGGTGGTCTCCTCACGTTCGCTCTGCTGGGGCATCAACGTCTCTGCCCATCTCGTCATTGTCATGGACACTCAGTACTATAATGGAAAAATCCACGC GTATGTGGACTATCCCATATATGATGTCCTCCAGATGGTCGGCAAGGCAAACAGGCCCATGCTGGATGACGAGGGACGCTGTGTTATCATGTGTCAGGGATCCAAGAAg GACTTCTTCAAGAAGTTTCTGTACGAGCCACTGCCCGTAGAGTCCCACCTGGATCACTGTCTCCACGATCACTTCAACGCCGAGATCGTCACCAAGACGGTCGAGAACAAGCAAGACGCCGTCGACTACCTGACCTGGACGTTCCTCTACCGACGGATGACGCAGAACCCCAACTACTACAACCTGCAAG GCATGTCCCATCGCCACCTGTCCGATCACCTGTCCGAGCTGGTGGAAAACACCCTACATGACCTGGAGCAGTCCAAGTGCATCAGCATCGAGGACGAAATGGACGTCGCTCCGCTCAACCTGGGAATGATCGCCGCTTACTACTACATCAACTACACAACAATCG AGTTGTTCAGTATGTCCCTGAACGCCAAGACGAAGATCCGTGGGTTGATCGAGATTATCTCCAACGCAGCTGAATACAAGAACATTCCCATCAGGCACCACGAAGACGCGCTTCTCCGACAG ctGGCGCAGAAAGTTCCCCACAAGCTGAACAACCCGAAGTTCAACGATCCTCACGTGAAGACcaacctgctgctgcaggcCCACCTCTCCAGGATGCAGCTGAGCGCCGAGCTCCAGTCAGACACGGAGGAGATTCTGAGCAAG GCGATCCGTCTGATTCAGGCCTGCGTCGACGTGCTGTCCAGTAACGGCTGGCTGAGTCCCGCCCTGGCCGCCATGGAGCTGGCGCAGATGGTCACCCAGGCCATGTGGTCCAAGGACTCTTACCTGAAGCAGCTGCCCCACTTCACCTCAGACCACATCAAACGCTGCACTGACAAA GGTGTGGAGAGCATCTTTGACATCATGGAAATGGAGGACGAGGACAGAACGTCTTTGCTGCAGCTCTCCGACGGGCAGATGACCGACGTGGCTCGCTTCTGTAACCGCTACCCCAACATCGAGCTTTCTTATGACGTAGCGGAGAGGGACAACATCAAAAG